The following are encoded in a window of Bacteroidales bacterium genomic DNA:
- the rlmB gene encoding 23S rRNA (guanosine(2251)-2'-O)-methyltransferase RlmB has protein sequence MMKKNYPRRSRSEQIVYGVHSVTEAMNSGKDIEKVIIQNNLQGEWIPGLRKVLNEREIPMQFLPAEAMNRIVQGNHQGIAAFLSPIQYQDIESIIPWIYEAGSVPLILVLDRITDVRNMGAIARTAECCGVDALVIPARGSAQINSDAIKTSSGALLNIPVVRSMNLKTTINYLKQSGLKIIAATEKSDKPLWNFDFTEPVALILGAEDTGVSPEYLKLCDGVGMIPMQGQLASLNVSVAAGMFLYEVTRQRKV, from the coding sequence ATGATGAAGAAGAACTATCCGAGGCGCAGCCGGTCTGAGCAGATTGTTTATGGTGTGCATTCTGTAACCGAAGCAATGAATTCAGGCAAAGACATTGAAAAGGTGATCATACAGAACAACCTGCAGGGCGAATGGATCCCGGGTCTCAGGAAAGTGCTGAACGAACGCGAAATACCTATGCAATTTCTCCCAGCCGAAGCTATGAACCGCATTGTTCAGGGAAACCACCAGGGAATTGCAGCATTTCTTTCACCGATACAATACCAGGATATTGAATCTATTATTCCATGGATTTACGAAGCAGGCTCAGTGCCGCTCATTCTCGTGCTCGACCGCATCACCGATGTAAGGAATATGGGCGCCATTGCCCGAACCGCAGAATGTTGCGGGGTGGATGCCTTGGTAATCCCGGCAAGAGGATCGGCACAGATCAATTCCGATGCTATAAAAACTTCATCTGGCGCATTGTTGAACATTCCTGTAGTTCGCAGTATGAACCTGAAAACTACGATCAATTACCTTAAACAAAGTGGTTTGAAGATTATTGCTGCCACTGAAAAAAGCGATAAACCGCTCTGGAACTTCGATTTTACCGAACCGGTTGCACTCATTTTAGGCGCTGAGGATACAGGTGTGTCGCCTGAATACCTCAAGCTTTGCGATGGTGTTGGCATGATTCCGATGCAGGGACAACTTGCCTCGCTCAACGTATCAGTAGCGGCCGGGATGTTCCTATACGAGGTAACAAGGCAACGTAAAGTCTGA
- the rmuC gene encoding DNA recombination protein RmuC has translation MEILLIIAALLIGFIVAYLWLGSQHRAKQKQLEETLQHLEKEKLNLLSEKDRQIAVLDQRVLNHTEENEKLLVELVASREQLNEKNSMLARMQAIQEQMQERFENQKQELSGLQQKFTLEFENLANKIFKQHSQDFMSASGKNLTDMISPLKERLQSFEKKVQDAYDVERHDKISLKEEVKHLVDLNRKLSEDAENLTRALKGDSQKQGNWGEVVLERVLERSGLTKGIEFETQLTTRGEEGQLLRPDVVVRLPENKHLVIDSKVSLVAYENFIRCEDEMEKARYMRLHVDSIRGHIKGLSEKGYQTASAFDSPDFVLLFLPVESAFSAALQSDPELFSYGWERKIVIVSPTTLLATLKTVSSIWKQEKQTQNALEIARQGGSLYDKFVGFIEDLQKLGNQLNTVQKTYEEVNKKLISGSGNLVGRADKLRRLGVKVVKKLPTQYLITDNDDEEELSEAQPV, from the coding sequence ATGGAAATCCTACTCATCATTGCCGCCCTGCTTATTGGTTTCATAGTTGCATACCTTTGGCTGGGTTCGCAACACAGGGCAAAACAAAAACAACTTGAAGAAACACTGCAACATCTTGAAAAGGAAAAACTAAACCTGCTCAGTGAAAAAGACCGGCAAATTGCCGTATTGGATCAAAGAGTGCTGAACCATACCGAAGAAAATGAAAAGCTGCTTGTTGAATTAGTTGCAAGCCGCGAGCAGCTTAACGAAAAAAATTCAATGCTGGCGCGCATGCAAGCCATTCAGGAACAAATGCAGGAAAGGTTCGAAAACCAAAAACAGGAACTCAGCGGCTTGCAGCAAAAATTCACACTCGAGTTCGAGAACCTGGCCAACAAGATTTTTAAGCAGCACAGCCAGGATTTTATGAGTGCAAGCGGAAAAAACCTCACCGATATGATCAGCCCTCTCAAAGAGCGGCTGCAATCTTTTGAAAAAAAGGTTCAGGATGCCTATGATGTGGAGCGGCATGACAAAATCAGCTTAAAAGAGGAAGTCAAACATCTTGTTGATTTGAACCGCAAACTGAGCGAAGACGCCGAAAACCTTACCAGGGCTCTCAAAGGCGATTCGCAGAAACAGGGCAACTGGGGCGAAGTAGTGCTTGAAAGAGTGCTTGAACGCTCAGGCCTGACTAAAGGCATTGAGTTCGAAACCCAGTTGACAACCAGGGGTGAAGAAGGCCAGTTACTCCGCCCCGATGTGGTTGTGCGCCTCCCTGAAAACAAACATCTCGTGATTGATTCCAAGGTGTCGCTGGTGGCCTATGAAAATTTTATCCGCTGCGAAGACGAGATGGAGAAAGCCCGTTATATGCGTCTGCATGTTGATTCCATCCGGGGTCATATTAAAGGATTGAGCGAGAAAGGTTACCAGACTGCCAGCGCCTTTGACAGCCCTGATTTTGTGCTGCTTTTTCTCCCGGTTGAGTCTGCATTCAGCGCTGCCCTACAAAGTGATCCTGAATTGTTTTCATACGGCTGGGAACGCAAAATTGTGATTGTGAGCCCAACGACTTTGCTGGCTACGCTCAAAACGGTTTCCTCAATCTGGAAGCAGGAAAAGCAAACACAAAATGCGTTGGAAATTGCAAGGCAAGGCGGCAGTTTGTATGATAAATTTGTCGGCTTTATTGAAGACCTGCAAAAGCTTGGCAATCAGTTGAACACGGTTCAGAAAACCTATGAAGAGGTTAACAAAAAATTGATTTCCGGCAGTGGCAACCTCGTTGGCCGTGCCGATAAACTCCGAAGGCTGGGTGTTAAGGTTGTAAAGAAACTGCCTACACAATATCTAATTACCGATAATGATGATGAAGAAGAACTATCCGAGGCGCAGCCGGTCTGA